Within Takifugu flavidus isolate HTHZ2018 chromosome 12, ASM371156v2, whole genome shotgun sequence, the genomic segment CCATATGGGCGCCATCACGCTTCACTTCCAGAGAGAACTCACATCAACGAGTTGTCAGTTAACCTCCGGTCAGCTGCATTTTCACTGACCTCGAACTTAAACCCCTTCTCACGTGCGAAGGTCTGCAGGATCTTTGAAGACACCGTGGTGGACAACATGTAAACCTTCTGGACATCTTCTGGATCTGGATGGGCATCTTTCCAGTTGGAGAACATCCACCATCCCAGCAGAGCTGCCAGTTCATTTCCTGTGAACACCTTCCATCCACACCTGGGTAGACACAGACCCTGGTAAaccacagcagagaggaggtccTACAGCCCAGGGTCCACTCAGCAAACATTACCCTTCAGACTTCTCTGCTACCGCCAAGCGGTCAGCATCAGGATCTGTTGCCAGGACAATTGGagcattttctttctctgccaGAAGAACAGAAAGTTCCTGGAGGACAAAAGAATGATCAAAGTCACTGAAACAAAGAGAAACCCAGAGGTTGAGATCTTGGCAGACTAATCTGTGCCCTACAAGGACCGACAGTCCTTCTTCAGGGTTGGGGCAGATGACGGAGGAGAAGTTGGGGTCAGGGTCTTTCTGCTCAGGAACAGGGATTGGTGGAGCGAACCCAAAGGTTTGGAAGGCCTTCTGGACATAGTCATGTCCAACCCCATGGAATGACGAGTGGACAAACTTCAGTGGACACCTTCTGTTCAGATTCCTGAGAGACAAGaggaccaacacacacagaggttttTAGGAGGGTCTTGTGAATCACCTGGTTGGTATTGACTTCAGCCCAGTGTCTACGGGACTTCGGCCTGATCATGTAGGTCCGAAGAAGTGCTACAGAGGTCTAGGGTTCATTCTTACGCCCTCCTCTAACCTGTGGAAACAGAGGGAGGTCAGTTCTTCCATGTAGGAGCGGCTGATGTCAGCCAGTGGGTCAGTCCTGAGGGACGAtgtctccaccagctcctcctcccagcaggaggagctccagggctccagctgctcctcaacaCAACACAGGATCTCTCTGTCGTGTGGTGAGCAGATCTGAGCACCATTACACCAGTACACCTGcgacacagaggagcagcgctCACATCCTCATTCATCTCATCGCACAGCCAGTTTctcatttcacatttaaaactgaGGCAGCATCAACGTGCCGTTTAATGCTGGATGGAACATGGCTCTGGCTCATTCCTGCTTCTTGGTCCGAGCACCGTGatgctctaaccctaaccctgaccctctaaccctgaccctgaccctttaaccctgaccctctaaccctaaccctgaccctctaaccctgaccctaaccctgaccctgactctaaccctgaccctcaccctctaaccctaaccctaccttaaccctaaccctgactctaaccctctaaccctgaccctctaaccctaaccctgacccttaccctgaccctctaaccctgaccctctaaccctaaccctaccctaaccctctaactctaaccctaaccctgaccctaacccccaaccctgactctaaccctctaaccctgaccctctaaccctaactcaaagcCTAacccctctaatcctaaccctaccctaaccctctaaccctaaccctaaccctaaccctaccctaaccctctaaccctaccctaaccctctaaccctaccctgaccctctaaccctaaccctaaccctaaccctacccaaaccctctaaccctaaccctgaccctctaaccctaaccctctaaccctgaccctctaaccctaaccctactctaaccctctaaccctaaccctctaaccctacccaaaccctctaaccctaaccctaaccctgaccctctaaccctaaccctctaaccctaaccctgaccctgaccctctaaccctgaccctaaccctgactctaaccctgaccctcaccctctaaccctaaccctaccttaaccctaacccccaaccctaaccctgactctaaccctctaaccctgaccctctaaccctaaccctgacccttaccctgaccctctaaccctgaccctctaaccctaaccctaccctaaccctctaacctaaccctgaccctaacccccaccctgactctaaccctctaaccctgaccctctaaccctaactcaaagcCTAacccctctaatcctaaccctaccctaaccctctaaccctaaccctctaaccctaccctaaccctctaaccctaaccctctaacctgaccctctaaccctacccaaccctctaaccctgaccctctaaccctaaccctctaaccctactctaaccctctaaccctactctaaccctctaaccccctaaccctaaccctctaaccctaaccctacccaaaccctctaaccctaaccctgaccctctaaccctaaccctctaaccctaaccctgaccctaaccctctaaccctaaccctaaccctgacctctaaccctaaccctaccctaaccctaaccctaaccctaccctaacctctaaccctaaccctctaaccctaaccctgaccctaaccctctaaccctaaccctaaccctggcagGTGCCGTTTGGTAACCAAAGACTTTGTAATTAAATCAAAAGTGCAAATCTACTGAATTAATGCGGCTCCTCTTCACACACGGGATCTGTGAGTTCAACACTGCTGAGGGAGTTTTGCACCGTCGACCCACATTTGGAAACAAGAGCCCTTTTCCGTTGATATTAACATTATTTTGGTGTAATTGAGGAAGGCAGGGCGTCCAGATAACTTATGACAGCGGCCAACACCCCTCTCCCATTCTTTGTCCCAAACCactcagggtgagggttagaggggggCTACACCACGTATTTGCAGCTGTGGCACATGGCTTGAAACTTGGGAAGTCGCATAGCTAACCACACCAGTCTGCTAAAAATATGGCGCCCCCTACTGCATGTGGAGCCCTTAGAGGAGTTTCCAAAGGCATATTTGGGTGATCTGGTGTTTGTCTATAACTGATGAGATGGTGACACGTCCAGtgaccctccccccccccgcactgAAACAGGCTCCAGCTCCAGACAGCTGATTTAAAATTAGTTTCCCTCCTAAATTATAAATTCCCTAATTAGGCTTTAAAGGTTGAACCTGGATTTTTACTGGAATTTGAAAGAAAGTTTAACCTTCCCGTGGTGTGGGTGATGTCAGAGACTCTCACCTTGTATCCGTTGTCTTCTTTGGGATTGTGGGATGCAGTGATCATCACTCCGGCCACTGCTCCGAGCTTCTGCACTGCATATGGCTGCAACAAACAAGCCCTGTTTTACGAGACGCTCAGTGACCCCGCCCATCTGAGTCAGTGACCCCGCCCATCTGAGCCAGTGACCCCACCCATCTGAGTCAGTGACCCCGCCAATCTGAGTCAGTGACCCCACCCATTTGAGCCAGTGACCCCACCCATCTGAGTCTGTGAGCCCACCCATCTGAGCCAGTGACCCCACCCATCTGAATCTGTGAGCCCACCCATCTGAGTCTGTGAGCCCACCCATCTGAGCCAGTGACCCCACCCATCTGAGTCTGTGAGCCCACTCATCTGAGCCAGTGACCCGGCCCATCTGAATCTGTAAGCCCACCCATCTGAGTCAGTGACTCCACCCATCTGAGCCAGTGACTCCACCCACCTGAGTCAGTGACCCCACCCATCTGAGTCAGTGACTCCACCCATCTGAGCCAGTGACCCCACCCATCTGAGTCTGTGAGCCCACCCATCTGAGCCAGTGACCCGGCCCATCTGAATCTGTAAGCCCACCCATCTGAGTCAGTGACTCCACCCATCTGAGCCAGTGACTCCACCCACCTGAGTCAGTGACTCCACCCATCTGAGCCAGTGACCCCACCCATCTGAGTGAGTGACTCCACCCATCTGAGCCAGTGACCCCACCCATTTGAGCCAGTGACCCCACCTATCTGAGTCTGTGACCCCACCCATCTGAGCCAGTGACCCCACCCATCTGAGTATGTGACCCCACCCATCTGAGCCAGTGACCCCGCCCATCTGAGCCAGTAACCCGGCCCATCTGAGCAAGTGACCCGGCCCATCTAAACCAATGACCCCACCCATCTGAGTCAGTGGCCCCGCCCATCTGAGTCAGTGACCCCACCCATCTGAGCCAGTGACCCCACCCATTTGAGCCAGTGACCCCACCTATCTGAGTCAGTGACCCCACCCATCTGAGTGTGTGACTCCGCCCACTCGGACAGAACCTGTCGGTGCTTTTCTCACCACATACGGGGTCGGGACAAATGTGGAGAAGAGATGAACGGGAACCTCTCTGCTGAGCATCACAGCAGCCGTTAGCTTTGCCAAACTGAaacagagatcacatgactgtcGTCCCGCCTCCTGACAGAAGCTAACCCAAACACGAGTTGTGTGCAGTTACcgctggctgctgcagccactctCTTCCTGACCTCTGGAGTCAAAACCAATGACGACACCTCTGTCGCGCAGGTCTGGGAAACACCTGGACAGGTATGAATGCAAGCCCTGGCCAGGGGACGGgcacacaaaacacatgcacactttcATCACAGGTCAGAGTGGTGGAAACAACCCGGTAAAGTCACGAGCGGAGAGGAACCTGGGTGGACTGGATGACAGTGAGGTCATTAATCCGGCTAAATCCGGCTCCCATCGGCGCTCTCAGTCCAGCTGTTCCGAAGCTCATCCGGCAGCAGAGTCTCTTCCTCAGGTCATCCTGGCGACCTGCTGCCACCAGAGACTGCACCTGAGCCCGGGTCCAGGGGTTCTACAGAACAGGAATATTGTGGTTGGAGatcaccagcagctggagaaccTCCATCTTCAGACGGTCTCAGCAGGATGAGGGGTTagaggaggggttagggttaggttagggttagaggaggggttagggttagggttagagttagaggaggggttagggttagggttagagttagaggaggggttagggttagggttagagttagaggaggggttagggttagggttaagggttagagggttaggggaaggttagggttagaggaggggttagggttagggttaggtttagagggttaggggaggttagggttagaggagggttagggttagggttaggttagaggaggggttaggttagggttagggttagggttag encodes:
- the pgm2l1 gene encoding glucose 1,6-bisphosphate synthase isoform X2 produces the protein MKAPSRRQMSGEPQLDQAVQRWLDWDQNPWTRAQVQSLVAAGRQDDLRKRLCCRMSFGTAGLRAPMGAGFSRINDLTVIQSTQGLHSYLSRCFPDLRDRGVVIGFDSRGQEESGCSSQRLAKLTAAVMLSREVPVHLFSTFVPTPYVPYAVQKLGAVAGVMITASHNPKEDNGYKVYWCNGAQICSPHDREILCCVEEQLEPWSSSCWEEELVETSSLRTDPLADISRSYMEELTSLCFHRNLNRRCPLKFVHSSFHGVGHDYVQKAFQTFGFAPPIPVPEQKDPDPNFSSVICPNPEEGLSVLELSVLLAEKENAPIVLATDPDADRLAVAEKSEGCGWKVFTGNELAALLGWWMFSNWKDAHPDPEDVQKVYMLSTTVSSKILQTFAREKGFKFEETLPGFKWIGHRIHELAQAGNTVLFSFEESIGFLCGSWVLDKDGISSAAVVAEMASYLYHKHLNLNQQLHIIYQTYGYHLSKTSYVVCEDPPTINSIFSRIRNFGGTGSYPKTCSGIQIVHVRDVTTGYDSSQPDLRSVLPVMKSSHMITFTLQNGFVATLRTSGTEPKIKCYAEYCAAPGNRCV
- the pgm2l1 gene encoding glucose 1,6-bisphosphate synthase isoform X1, whose amino-acid sequence is MKAPSRRQMSGEPQLDQAVQRWLDWDQNPWTRAQVQSLVAAGRQDDLRKRLCCRMSFGTAGLRAPMGAGFSRINDLTVIQSTQGLHSYLSRCFPDLRDRGVVIGFDSRGQEESGCSSQRLAKLTAAVMLSREVPVHLFSTFVPTPYVPYAVQKLGAVAGVMITASHNPKEDNGYKVYWCNGAQICSPHDREILCCVEEQLEPWSSSCWEEELVETSSLRTDPLADISRSYMEELTSLCFHRNLNRRCPLKFVHSSFHGVGHDYVQKAFQTFGFAPPIPVPEQKDPDPNFSSVICPNPEEGLSVLELSVLLAEKENAPIVLATDPDADRLAVAEKSEGCGWKVFTGNELAALLGWWMFSNWKDAHPDPEDVQKVYMLSTTVSSKILQTFAREKGFKFEETLPGFKWIGHRIHELAQAGNTVLFSFEESIGFLCGSWVLDKDGISSAAVVAEMASYLYHKHLNLNQQLHIIYQTYGYHLSKTSYVVCEDPPTINSIFSRIRNFGGTGSYPKTCSGIQIVHVRDVTTGYDSSQPDLRSVLPVMKSSHMITFTLQNGFVATLRTSGTEPKIKCYAEYCAAPGNSDVSRLEEELQSFMAALLDEFLEPERNNLTRRHI